The region TCTCTCCCTCGGGAAGGAAGCGTCGCTCCCGGCTCCCCGAGTTTCTTTGTTCACTTTGTTGTCTGGCGGAGCGGGGTGAGGCGAGAGGGGAGTAGAACTCGCGCTTCCACAAAGAAGAGAGGCAAACAAAGCCACCTGATCTCGACTTACATTTCGGCCGGGTTTTTCTCGTCGTTTCGACGACGCTAGCGCGGCGACGATTTCTTTTTCCCCTCCACGACGAAGAAATGCATATTCAATCTGTGGATTCTTGTGTAATGAAAATTGTCGCTCACCTTGGGGGTCGAGCAAATATTTTCACTCCACTTTATTGAAAAGATTTTCAATGACAAGTTCCATAGTTGTTGAAACACGTGGGAAAAATAATGTCGCTAATGTGTGTGTGATTTTACTTTCAGATTCGGTCTGAGTAACCGTTTTGAGTCAGAGTTTCCCAACGGCCTCATGTCCCGCGTGGCTCCAGAAGAATTCAAGGCAACTGTAATGAGAGTGAACAGTGTATTGAAAAAGACTTTGCCCGTTAACGTTAAATGGTTATTCTGCGGTTGTGTATGCTGTTGCTGTACTCTAGGATGCTCTCTGTGGCCTGTCATTTGCCTGAGCAAGAGGGTGCGTATACAATTGAAAGAAGGTCCAGcttatggaaaattttatgcTCTGCGAAACgcaaattattcattatacatTTCGCTAgctttaattagattttaatatatgtacaaagcATTAACGTGCATTATCTGTCTTTCTAGACTCAGCATTcgttaaacaaattgttagaATGGGAGAATAGTAGGCTCTACCACAAACTTGGTTTACATTGGAGATTGGCGAAGCAGAGATGCGACAGCTCCTCCATGATGGAATACGTAAGGCACTAcgaaattattagaattttagaaaaatctacacacatatatataatttttgcgaCACTGATTGTTTCCCTTTTCTTGGCATTGCAGGTTCTCTTGATTGAATTTATTCCAAAGATTCCAATCTATAGGCCCGACTAAAGCAATGCGGAGTTGTGCAATTAGTATAAATCTTGTGCAAATAATCAGTGCAACGTGCAAGAAATACAGAGAAGATAAAAGTGCCGCTACGGTGATATAGGTACTTTCTGGTacttatgtaatacatatttttttttttttatatcgcggGTAGGAATGCACAGTACAATAATTCAACGTAACGGAGTATACATCACGTCTTGATTATAGAAAGGAAAAATAGCCGCGCTGTTTCTTCAGATTAATTTAAACGGAGAAGAaactattacatatataaaaaatcagatTGTTCCATCGAAGATATTTATATCCGTTTGGACTAAATGCAATTATAGGCgtcattttgtatatatttttaaatgttttgcgCTGGAAACTACTCGACAGCTTTATTTATCGGTTTGTTCAGtcgttgcaaaaaataatctcatcttttttttttttaccgagtTCCTCGTAACGTTTTGGTAATACTTTACTCGTCAACTAGAATTTAAGCTTTCAGGTAAGAAATTAATCTGATTCAGTACAACGAACGTATTAAAGTACGGATGATGACGtcaaaatgagtcgcgctaaTCAATCTGTCTAATCGTTGCATAACGCAACACGCGCGCGTTGCTCATGTTGTGTACATACGTACGTGTACATACATAGGAACTTATTTTAACTGTAGGTTAATTTCTTACCACGGTGATATTAGAAAGTATGATATGTAAAGCGCAGCTTTACCTTCTACAAATTTGACAAGATATTTTACCACGAATGAATCATCTGAGATGAAGAAGCGCGCGCTGTCACGCGCGATTAAGGTATCAACATAGTTTTTAGAAGAGATGTAGATAGCAATCGCtgataaatactaaatataccGACGAgacgaaaattttatttgcgaaaCGCACCCGCGGTCTGTAATAGGGCAAACAGTACACAGCTGTAGAATAGCATCAGCGCGCAATTATCGGGCACAGAAGGACCATAGGAAATATTGTAGAAGACTGAACGAGCTCGTTGATTCTTGTTTCTTGATGAAAAGGTCAGCGTTATCAGTTTTTTTACGCATACACCGCATAATCTTGTGTTCGCGTGACCTTAGAAGAATGATTAAAGCTTAGCGCATGAACACATTTCTGTCACATATCCGTTTTCTCTTTTAAGCTAATGTTTAAACTAATCTTAAGAAAAATGGTGAAATtgttcattaataaattttaattttgtggataataatacatttttaatttacttaagtAGCACTGCTATCATATAGTACTGTTTACTCTAttcttgttaataatataactcATATATACAGGGATAGAATATCGAAATATCAGAACGTCTCCCATGTAAAGGAATTTTGTTGCGTAGGCACTATTTTGCATTACAGTTTAACGTTCCGCACAGATATTTCTCTACTAACAACTCGTCCAACGTGTGATAATGCGGCTGTTATCAGCCCCGCATTGCTTTCGCACTAATGGACACAAAATCGAACAAATTCACTCATCGCCAGGCGCCcgcaaaaaaaaaccaaaatgGTTGTAGGAAAGTACGCAAAAGCATGTGAAAATACTGCAAGTGTTTCTGTTGCTGTTCAGTGGCTGTGATCGAGAACAAAAGACTAGCTTTGAATTTGAATGTGTATCGCAAGCAGCTACACATAACGCCCGTGCTTTATCTTATGCGGTTCTACACGTTAAAGCCTTTTATATAGAATACCAGATTTACTCTGTTTTCTCTAATATTTGTACTTATTCTATAGAGTAATTAAGTCAAAGTAACAAGCGTTGCATTAGAGGCGTCTGTGTCACATAGATTAATACGAATGCTGTATTGCCATATCTGATTTCAATCATAAATACCATAGGTATAATCCATTTTATCACTAATATCTTGAGAAATGAAGTAAACAGAGCTATTTATGTAGATTCTCATTTCACTCGATGGGATATATAGTGGAACGATTATACTCTCGATGATCTGTTGAATAGTTGATAATATGTCGAATAATAAGAGCGTCATAAGCGATCATAAAAATCACATTGTCATATTTTCGGACACGTGTGTACGAACGAATTGTTATACGATTATTATTCTTCCAATAACTGTATAGCAGGCAGAAGTGTCAATATTTCTGTATGTAACGTCCTTTTAATCGATCCATTGAACAAATAttgaagtatatatatatacatatatattgaaacAGAGATATACTGTGTAATGGAACCGTGCTTTCTAAACCGGCTATCGCGATCCTCTTGGTagcgtataataaaatttaaggcTGTGTTGAATGGGTCAAAGTAAGGGACGCAGAATATGGTTCTAAACtatgcttaaaaaaaataattctcgcATATTTCTAGGAATGAAGGACTTACTTAACATGCCGACGAATAGAGGcagattttatttcgttttccTCGCGTTTTCTCAAATCCTAAATACGGTCTAATTGTCCTCTCTGGAAACTACATACATCACGTATCGGAAAAACGCATGTAATGTTAACCACGCTCAGTTCGCAGATAATGCAATTACACATATACTTAGTTtgttaattcattaatattttaatatatagttatatataaaggCCACGTATactaaaaaatcaattaagtCTATATGGCTTTAATATGCATACCAATATTGTCTACGCGAAAActtatattatcttttcttcGCTCATGAACTATGTAGattctgtataaaaaaaaaaatgaaagaattgTTTTCCGTCGGTGTTTTAtcctgaaaaaattaatattttaaatatcagaaCAAAGGATAATACTAATTATAACATAACATAATgtaacaagaaaataattataaaaactaaatgCTTATCTCCAAGgcaagaaaacaaattatctGTGTAGATAGTCTATCTATAGATTATGATACATGACGACACACATAATTTACATAGTTTGCATAGTACACGTAGATATACGAGTAGACGATTGATGTTTTATGCTTTTCTTGGATGGTGGATTCAATAACAAAACTCGCTTCGAAAATTATGCACTTTAAACGAGTACACTTCTATAGTCTGAGATTTTTCAATTCGCGTTGTTTTGCAGAAAAGTTCAGCTAGTATTGTGCGTGTTGGATGTTgaacgaagaaaaatatcaaagcaTCGCTCGACAAAGATCCTTCGATTTGCTCATATCATTCAATGCACCATATACTCGTGAATATTCatgttaaatgtatatttactcTGAATTGTAAAAACAAATGTATACCGCAAGAAAGCCAATTATTCGAAATTAGTTTACTTTTTAGATCTggttcatttattattacttgagGGATCGAATATATATCACTCCGAGcagtaatagaaatattttttcaataagacGATTTTGTGTGTGGATTTACATAGATGTTGACGTTAAGGCGTAAGagtgtaataatattgtaaataagatGATGAAGAGAATGTACAGCGAAgcgaaatttataatatcgatGATTACATTGCGAAACATCAGGGGaaaggaatatatatttttgatagaaGAGAAATGTGAGCGTAATGGATTATCGGGAAATTGGAAACCTAGAAATTTGGTGTTGAATTTACGTTTCAGattgaatatcttttttatgcaaattgcgTGTATCACGATATCAGGATATCGAGAAGATGTCGACGACAAATTAATCAATACGAGTAAATTACAcgagtataaattaataacatcgCATATCATGCTGcattaaactaaattaaacattagttACGTTAGATGTAACCTGCCAAAGCATTTATTTAcctaacattttttaaagtttaagtCAATAGACGAATTGTAGTTGCAACGCATTCTCGGCGCAAAAGCGACTAAATAGCGAAATTATTGTCAAGCTATCGTGGTTTCAACATGTGCCTTTTACTCGTGAATTTGTGTGAAtcatgtaaatgtaaatattatatgttaataatacacattaagaaatatatttgtatagaaTGAGAGTGGTTCCTATTGCGCATAAATAAAGTAACCCGCAAGCTCGCGATATCGTTGCACAAGATTACATGACGAATCGAAATAGCATATCATCAATTCACAACGGATACAGAGGCTATCCATTTCGGTGCATCATAACATTGAGGTGCGAAAGTGTGAAATATGACGTAATGAgatatacgtaaatatatatcgtttcAAGCTTTTGATTAACAGTCGACATAACGCGCGATTTACTATAGTAAAGTCATATATGACGACTAATTGTTTTCTGCTACGATTATCTTTTATACACATCGTTTGTTAGCCATGTAAATTTGTGTAACTGTGTTAACTGTTTTTcagtttgaaaataaaatatacgattgTATAATAGCcgaatatatttcaagtttAATGCGTTCCTATTAGTCGGTATTCCCCAGCGACTGCAAAGAAATATGTGGAGGAAGGAATAATGCATAAGGAATAATACGgattattagtttttaatataatcggTCGCAAACTGATCTTATTACCCAGATAAACTAAACTGagttcgatatatatattcatgtaGATGTTAATGTACTCCCAGTGGAGCAACGTCCAAACAAACTGCTTACTTCGAAATTGGAATACGTCACATTATGATAATCGACAACAGATGCTTCGCAGCTTCTAATTAAAGGAGCCCATTGTTAGTCGTATCTGTGCTACAGGACAGATGATTCTTCTTCGGACACGGTACTAAAGTAGATACGAATTCAAGTTCTCAATTGTGGTATAGACGAATTTTAGTTCTCGCGTGCTCGGTGCACGATGATTTTGCTACGTAAAACAAATGTTCGGACGTTGATATTCGTCGCGAGTATCCTGTCAGTGAATTCTACTGAGATTTTCTTAACGTACAACGCCTCCTTTAGGTAAGAACGTTCCAcgatttaaatctattttatcttccattttccatattttataaagtaattgagtttcaatatcgaaaaaatagaaataaaataaagtatgtttttttattacacaattaTTACCGCGTGATACGTTTGATTtcattgatttttcttttctatgcGCACGTTGAATTAGCCAGACCCTGCATCCTTTGAATTTCAGAGCCGTCTCGAGGTGTCCCTTGCCAATAACAGTTCTGGATTTCATTCGCAATTCTAGTCAGCCCGATTTGGAAGCTAAATGGCCATGCGAAGTGCGCTCGTACTGGCTGTCGTTGCGGCCGTTCGTTAGATCCGTCCGTTTCTTGCTCCGCTATGTAACGCCGTTTATCATAACGCTCGGTAAGGGATGTCGCGACGCGCTGCACCGTACAACTCGTTCTCGACTGTTTCTCATACAACGTTGTATAACCCACTTCGTATAGGTGTATTGCTAAATGCTGTATCTTTTAGTATGTTGAGCGCACCTGTGCTATGTGACTCCAATTTGTCACTTTATCTAAGCGCGCTCGCTATATCGGACAATGGAGCGTTAATATTCAATTACGCCGTCAGCGTCGCAAAATCACACTCCACGTCCGTTAACGATCTCTTTATGGTAAATATCCCGTGTGTGCGCGCGATCGATTTTATCCCGTTGCTCGTTGGTCCTCCCGCAAGAAATTCGTCCACTCGGGCGAAATAAACGAACAAAATCAATTTAGAGTTGGCTCTcgttaataaagatataactATAACTTCAATTTGTTCTTCAAACGATTCCTTTCAATTGGCTCAAGGTCCTCCTCAATTGATGGCCCTGAGTGAATCTCAGCATCAACTGAGGAAGACCTTAGTAAAGCTCGAAGTCTATCCGGTCTATCGTATACAACACATGGTGAGACCAACCGAAAAGAAttgtttgaaaagaaaaaaaactgttatttcATCGTACATCAGCGTCTTGGGCACGATTGATCATTGACTTCGAAATTGAAGTTACAGTTAACATGTTGACCGCCACGGTGATTATCTCTGCGACCGGCGTCTGATTTTTCAGTGACCTCCTTAGCTGTTACTGACCATGCGTCATCAATATTTTTGCTTATGAAATATGAATGGcatttaatatagaattttgaaATAGATATAACAGTGTAAGAGAAGCGTATTTTTGTTATCTATCTATTTATGttattcaaacttttttcatgtgaaatttattttttcaaacaccATTCATGAGGATATTGTCTTATTTCATATTAcgcaatattttatctatacgcttgcgataataaaaattctattgtgATGTACGCGGTACAAGAGACGTCGCTGGGCAGAGaacatgtaaaatttattaaaataacccCTAATAAGTCTTGAAACGTTAGGGATAAGGTGATCAGGGAGGATCAACTTTTCGCACGACGCGCTAAAGAACAATTCTCTTGCAGAACAGCAAGTTCTTATGCGGCGCGAATTCCGTGAGTATggaatttttccaatttacgTCAACCTGGCTGATCGTCGCTCTCACATGGACGCGCGTCATCGCCGTGGTGTTTCCATTCGGGGCTCGCGATTGCCAGAATCGCTCGGCAATTACAACCATCACCAGTCTAGTCTGCATAAGCTTCATAATATCCTTAACGAAGCTCTACTCCGGCGGTAAAGCGTCACGATCCCACATATCGCTTTCCCCGCGCTTAATTCGATTCCAATTGCGTCACTGTATGATTATATACATGCCCGATTGTTTTCCTTTCGTCAATGAATCACGATTTACGCTAATTGTAGGGTACGAGACTGACAGCGTTTTCGAATTTGTACCGTGCCAGGAGAAGATAAAGCCATGGGGTAGCGCAATGTATCTTTACATCGCCCTGTCCACCTGGCTGCCCTTGCTCTTCATATCGATCGGCAACCTGCTGCTGATCGTCCGCATAAGAAAGTCTTACAAGATCCACAACGAATTAACTCGTAAGTCATCGCCGCGATCGTTGACGCGCGCGACGTCGCCGCATCGGGGAGAGATCTAACGGCGACCCTCGCCTCAGATAATTTTAGGTACAGAGGCAACAGAACGCACAACTCGAGCAGGACGTTGCTCGCGGTGTCAATAGTACATTTAATCTTGCTGTTACCGCTGGGAATTGTCGAAACGCTGGAACTGTATTGGGacgtgattttaattaaacatcctGCCGATGCGGGGAAGAACGAGAGATATATACACTGGTACAAGCCTAGATTCCAAATTATAGAAATtggcattaaaaatatttcatagcaTATATTACACTGTTCCGAattatttctctcattttcGACAccttttatgtaataaataatatcatttatttatataattacaattatattattacactttatatactttatacatatgacaataaaatatgttgcTAATAACTATTTTGTTCAAATGGtggtattattattttttcaggcTGCAAGAGAAGATGTTACTCAAGTGGTGCCGCGGCTTGTGCTTTCACATATACCACTGGactttcgcaataaatttttttctgtattatcTTACAGGAAAGAAGTTCAGAAGCGTCGTAACGCAAACGCTGAAAAATTACACGGACACGTATCTGCCGTGCCGCTGGAATGTTTCGAGATGCAACACATGGAATAATTGTCACAGACATTTACGATCTTGCAGCGCGTTGCTGACGAGGGCTGTCACGCGAAACAAACAATTCAATAATACGACGAGAAGCAATGCCGACGAAAGGAACAGCAACGTTACCTAACTTGTAAAAAGCGTGATTCATTAGGAAGGAAACTCTCTTCAATATAGGAACGTTGAATTACAGCTCACACATACCCGTCTTTTACGGCGGAAAAGGTACATATACATTCAGCTCaaagtgataaataattatctcttttttcgATCGTTTTATAAACGTGCATTACGTGTCGTTATCTCTTTAATCGATCCCGGAAGCAATTTCTCGGGGAGAGTGGAAGTTTTACTCGGggaaagtttatttattcttttttaagtttattttgtatacacATGAAATGTTTACACATTAAACATTGCAAAATATCACATTGCGTATTAGGCGTCGTCTGCATTAACAGCGTGGTTCTTAAGAATTACATAGCAATTTAATTACGTGTAAAGACgttgttattacattttgaCTCTAACTTTCAATTTCATCACCATCTCCTTTCCTATTCTTACAAACTAACATTCTGGTCCCAATGCAGATCTTCGATGCAATCTGGGATATCGTATTAATACTGTACTAACGAGAATTCCGAGTAAGACTGTATACGAGAGTAAGGTGTGTACAATTAGAACTTGTACCGTTCTCTTTAAATCAATACGAAATaacttaaaatgatatatagaATTCactgattttctttttcctaaGATTGAGCTAGTGACTTGGTGTGTGTATCACGAAACATTCGAATTTCAATGAACATACTAGATTAGAATTTTAACAAACATAATTACATAACTCgcatatgaatataattaagtatacatatatacagtaataattattcatcttAACGGTACATTAAATGATCAGTTATCTAAACTACGTCATTGCCTCTTCCCCCCCCTCTCACCTAATTATGCATTCAcataatatacacatacaaCCGTACCATGTTGGTAACTTTTACTGATATAAACTCTAAGTtagaaaatacgtatatatataatacaggaGATATAGACATccaacatatttatttatacactgAGATAATCATCTTtactttcatatttatttttaaaagaaaatcaatgtatatttatagtgCATAAATAGGGAAGATATatcgaataattttctaaCTTTATATGTAAAAGGAGCATTAGATTCtcaaatacaatatatacaacaaaattataactttatatttttatgctagatctgactaaaaaaaattccaagaaGATAGATCTAAATCAGTGAAATTACTTAACGAAGACtgcattatttttcatttgatTGTTTAGAACTCTATCAAAAACGCATTCTCTTCAAATAACACTTGGGAAGGAAATATCTAAACCAAAATGGATTATTCATTCGTTAATCGATATTAACAATTTGTAAACCTTGGCAGGTttgttatatcttatatattagcacaatatatttaaattatatttaaataattgtcttcCGTATATGCCACACTTCAATGTATGCTAAGATATGTCCTCatataaaattctcaaaatagattttaaaatatttaaaataaacttaaatacATTTTCGAAAACACAGATATATAAAGAAACTCTGAATCGaaacaatgaataaaatatgaaatatagaaaaatttttttcacgcattcagaaaaatataaggcATATACAAGACGTTTAGTAAAAATTGAACTCTCAAAATGTTAGATACACGTGTAAAATCTCGAACCAAGAAACATCGCTTTAGTAGcatcttttacaaaatattgcaAACAATAGAGGGTGCAAAACTCTTGAAAAAGAGTAAGCTAAATGAATTGTAGATATCACCAATATATCGCAGATAATGTTATCTTCTAATTCTTAAAGATAATATCGcgattatttttgaaaattatctcTATTGGAACACGACGATCGAAACTCGTATGTGTAATTCAGTCTTTCtgttagtaaaattttctaaaattttcttccTTGAACAGTTTGTACATCAAAATTACATCATAAAAGATCCGtttttatactttcttttttttatcgctattcttacaattagtattaACTTGTAAAGatccaattaataattctaaataatgtTTGCAATACGGAGGCTCTCGAAATagtaaattgttaatatacaCTGGATacaaaacatttattgagaaaacgtttaaatattaCGCGGAAGTCTATTTACATAGTTTACTGGAAATTGTCCCTTCCTACCGTTGTACTCACCGTACAACCAATCTTCCGATATCCTTGATATGACTGTAATTTTTGCGCCCTCCTGAAATATTAAAGCAACGTtaggaatataataaatctttcgTCTAATTGCTTTGCCGTAATCTTTGATACCTCAAACGATAAATCATCGCTGTTTTCTCCTGGAAAAGCGTAAAGCGCCGTGACCACGTTGTCTGATAAACCTGGCAGAGGTACTTTAATATCAATGAAGCTAAGCGGAAACATCCCTTGACGATTTCCTATTCTTCCCTCCAACCAGTCGTCGTTGACCTTTTTCACCAATTGCACGACATCGCCCTCCTTTAAAGCTAAGTCGTCCGGATGTGTTGCCGAAAAATCATACAGCACAATACCGTGAGGTTCATTGAAATCTCCCTGTAAATTGTCAACATCGTTATAATGTGAGAACGCGCctcatttctttttacatacaaGCTGCACGTAACTTTAAGTTTACAACACTCACTTCAAAATTGCTGCTAAATTCTGCCAAATAATTCGCGGGTAGGGCCGGCGGTGGAATCGTCGGCATGGGGGGCGATGGACTGTCGCTCTCTTCACCGTCATTGGGCCATGCGTTAGAGAAACGCAACGTCAACGGTTTATTCGTCCCGCTGCCGCTCGAGACTGCGAAGTCGGTACACGTTTCCTTAGGTATCGGTTCGAGTTTCTTAAACGGTATCTTTGGCGCCGGAGGTTTAGGTGGCCTCGCTCGGATTATCGTGGGCATCGACGTGACGAGAGGTTTAGAAGCGATCGGATTGGAAGGCACTTGGTTCGCTACGCGATTGTTGGAACTAAAAGGAAAGAGGGACGTCCCGCCAGCAGTCTGAGACACGTTCGAGGACGTGTCCTCCAGAGGGCCGAACGGATCTTGCATCGTCGTCTTAGTCTGCCACGGATCGATTTGCGTCATCTTCCTGGCAGACATGCcgaaaaaatcaaaatcatCCTCGAAGGCACTTTCCGTTTGCGATGTGTTCCCGCTGCTCGTGAATACAGATGGATTGGAGTTTCCGTCACTGCCAAAACTGTCGACGCTGACACCGTCACTGGAGCGAGTCGTGAATGTCGGCGACTCAGGCGGACTGAGATCTATCAAGGataccgtcgcggcagaatTCGAGGGCTGCGTCATCGGATTTTGTATTTGGCCGGTGGAACGCGATGGTGGAGGATTCTCTGGCTTCTTCCGTCCAAAGAAATTAGTCAACAGCTCTGTTGGCCTTGCCTAGcgtgcgaaataaaatagctaTTAGATTACTATATCCATAGGTAGTAGATGTGTGAAGAACTACAAGCACACTTCACAATCCTTACCGGTCTTCTCGGTTTCTGGTCCCTTTGATATTGCGTGTGGTTATAGTTGAACTTCGGGGGCGGTGGTCGAGGAGGCGGTTTCCTTTTCTGTCCAGGTTGTGTCGTCAGGGCGCCTCCGAATATATCGTTACTGAAAACACGCAAGGATACATTACTGCAACTCTGCGGAGATTAGATAAACTTGAAAGCTAGAATTCTAACTCGAGTTTTCGATAGGTATTTTCAGAAGATAAGAGGTTTGTTCTCTAGAGCTGatactctctttctctccaatATCCAATTCATACATTCGTTTCGAGCACAAAGAGCGTAATACAGTGCACAGGCACAAAGAACGGAAAACAATCCTACCTGCTGCTCCAGATCGGGTCTCTCTGCATCGCGCTCTGATCCGGGGGACGAGGCGCCGCGCGCGT is a window of Temnothorax longispinosus isolate EJ_2023e chromosome 1, Tlon_JGU_v1, whole genome shotgun sequence DNA encoding:
- the L(3)05822 gene encoding uncharacterized protein L(3)05822, whose amino-acid sequence is MAANVRTDMRIPTRAAPRPPDQSAMQRDPIWSSSNDIFGGALTTQPGQKRKPPPRPPPPKFNYNHTQYQRDQKPRRPARPTELLTNFFGRKKPENPPPSRSTGQIQNPMTQPSNSAATVSLIDLSPPESPTFTTRSSDGVSVDSFGSDGNSNPSVFTSSGNTSQTESAFEDDFDFFGMSARKMTQIDPWQTKTTMQDPFGPLEDTSSNVSQTAGGTSLFPFSSNNRVANQVPSNPIASKPLVTSMPTIIRARPPKPPAPKIPFKKLEPIPKETCTDFAVSSGSGTNKPLTLRFSNAWPNDGEESDSPSPPMPTIPPPALPANYLAEFSSNFEGDFNEPHGIVLYDFSATHPDDLALKEGDVVQLVKKVNDDWLEGRIGNRQGMFPLSFIDIKVPLPGLSDNVVTALYAFPGENSDDLSFEEGAKITVISRISEDWLYGEYNGRKGQFPVNYVNRLPRNI
- the LOC139822405 gene encoding uncharacterized protein encodes the protein MILLRKTNVRTLIFVASILSVNSTEIFLTYNASFRAVSRCPLPITVLDFIRNSSQPDLEAKWPCEVRSYWLSLRPFVRSVRFLLRYVTPFIITLGVLLNAVSFSMLSAPVLCDSNLSLYLSALAISDNGALIFNYAVSVAKSHSTSVNDLFMNSKFLCGANSVSMEFFQFTSTWLIVALTWTRVIAVVFPFGARDCQNRSAITTITSLVCISFIISLTKLYSGGYETDSVFEFVPCQEKIKPWGSAMYLYIALSTWLPLLFISIGNLLLIVRIRKSYKIHNELTHNFRYRGNRTHNSSRTLLAVSIVHLILLLPLGIVETLELYWDVILIKHPADAGKNERYIHWLQEKMLLKWCRGLCFHIYHWTFAINFFLYYLTGKKFRSVVTQTLKNYTDTYLPCRWNVSRCNTWNNCHRHLRSCSALLTRAVTRNKQFNNTTRSNADERNSNVT
- the LOC139822399 gene encoding cysteine-rich hydrophobic domain-containing protein 2 — translated: MADFDAIYEEEEEHEQHLEERYVAMVPDPIVIRGAGNMTVFGLSNRFESEFPNGLMSRVAPEEFKATVMRVNSVLKKTLPVNVKWLFCGCVCCCCTLGCSLWPVICLSKRTQHSLNKLLEWENSRLYHKLGLHWRLAKQRCDSSSMMEYVLLIEFIPKIPIYRPD